One genomic region from Evansella sp. LMS18 encodes:
- a CDS encoding proline--tRNA ligase has product MRQSTYFTPTLRDIPSDAEAKSHQLMLRAGLIRQSTSGIYSFLPLGYKVLKKVENIIREEMDRAYAQELLMPAIQPAELWKESGRWEVYGPELMRLKDRHNREFALGPTHEEVLTSIVRDEVQSYKKLPMTLYQIQTKFRDERRPRFGVLRSREFLMKDAYSFDKDFEGLDKSYEAMYNAYMKIFSRCGLDFRAVVADSGAMGGKDTHEFMVLSDIGEDTIAFSDESDFAANIEIAPVNVNYEKSVEAEKDLEAVDTPGQKTIAEVAGFLDKPEEKLIKSVLFIVDEEPVLVLVRGDHEVNEIKVKHLFNAQSVEIATEAETKQYTGTVPGYIGPVKISEDVKIIADQAVETIVNGVCGANKEDTHFVNVNVSRDFKVDQFADLRNIQEGDPSPDGKGTIRFKEGIEVGHVFKLGTKYSEALGAYYLDENGKSKPIVMGSYGIGVSRTVAAIVEQHHDEDGIIWPSTVAPFHIHVIPVNVKQEDQLNLAEELYEQFRDNRYEVLLDDRKERAGVKFKDADLIGIPLRITAGKQASEGIVELKVRNTGEVHEIHKDDLLQKIEELI; this is encoded by the coding sequence ATGAGACAAAGTACGTATTTTACACCAACTCTAAGGGATATACCAAGTGATGCTGAAGCAAAAAGCCATCAGCTGATGCTCAGAGCCGGATTAATCAGGCAGAGCACTTCAGGGATTTATTCATTTTTACCCCTCGGGTATAAAGTATTGAAGAAAGTAGAAAATATTATTCGTGAAGAAATGGACAGGGCTTATGCCCAGGAACTCCTTATGCCTGCTATTCAGCCGGCTGAATTATGGAAGGAGTCCGGAAGATGGGAAGTATACGGCCCTGAACTCATGAGGCTGAAGGACCGCCATAACAGAGAATTTGCTCTTGGACCCACTCATGAAGAAGTGCTGACTTCCATCGTTCGGGATGAAGTTCAATCATATAAAAAACTGCCAATGACTCTTTACCAGATCCAGACAAAATTCCGGGATGAAAGAAGGCCGAGGTTTGGGGTTCTCCGGTCACGGGAGTTTTTAATGAAAGACGCCTATTCCTTCGATAAAGATTTTGAGGGGCTCGATAAAAGCTATGAGGCTATGTATAATGCTTACATGAAAATATTCAGTCGCTGCGGCCTGGACTTCAGAGCAGTTGTAGCGGACTCCGGTGCTATGGGCGGAAAAGATACCCATGAGTTTATGGTTCTTTCTGACATAGGGGAAGATACAATCGCTTTTTCCGATGAGTCAGATTTTGCGGCTAATATAGAGATTGCTCCTGTAAATGTAAATTATGAGAAGTCTGTGGAAGCAGAGAAAGACCTTGAAGCTGTGGATACACCTGGCCAAAAGACGATTGCTGAAGTCGCGGGCTTTCTGGATAAACCAGAGGAAAAGCTGATAAAATCGGTTCTGTTTATTGTCGATGAAGAGCCAGTGCTGGTCCTCGTCCGTGGTGACCATGAAGTTAACGAGATTAAGGTGAAACATCTTTTCAATGCCCAGTCCGTGGAAATCGCGACAGAAGCTGAGACGAAACAGTATACGGGGACAGTACCAGGCTATATTGGACCGGTAAAAATAAGTGAAGATGTAAAAATCATCGCTGACCAGGCTGTAGAAACAATAGTTAATGGAGTCTGTGGCGCAAATAAAGAGGACACCCATTTTGTTAACGTAAATGTTTCCAGAGATTTCAAAGTGGACCAGTTTGCCGATTTAAGGAATATCCAGGAAGGGGACCCTTCCCCAGACGGAAAAGGAACAATCCGATTTAAAGAAGGAATTGAAGTAGGACATGTCTTTAAACTAGGCACGAAATACAGCGAAGCCCTTGGCGCCTATTACCTTGATGAGAACGGAAAAAGCAAGCCGATTGTGATGGGCAGTTACGGTATAGGGGTTTCCCGCACGGTTGCGGCTATTGTGGAACAGCATCATGACGAAGACGGAATTATCTGGCCTTCAACTGTTGCACCATTCCACATACACGTCATTCCTGTAAATGTAAAACAGGAAGATCAGCTGAATCTGGCAGAGGAACTTTACGAACAATTCAGGGATAATAGATACGAAGTTTTACTGGATGACCGGAAAGAGAGAGCCGGAGTTAAATTCAAAGATGCTGATTTAATTGGCATACCGCTGAGAATAACGGCCGGCAAGCAGGCATCTGAAGGAATAGTTGAGTTAAAAGTCCGAAATACCGGGGAAGTTCACGAAATTCATAAAGATGATCTGCTTCAAAAAATAGAAGAGCTTATTTAA